In the genome of Tsukamurella paurometabola DSM 20162, the window GATACGTGCCCCGAACGCCCGAAGTACGGTGATCCGCGCCCGGTTCGGGAACCACCACCGCATCACAACGGTGCCCGACACGGTCAGCCAGATCAGGCGCACCAGCACCGACTTGCCGCGATCGATACTGCTGCCGTCGAACGCTGCGAGGTTCCGGAATACCGGGACCTCGACCGCGGGTGCGGAGGAATGCGCGCTCATTTCCGGAACCTCCCTGACAGCCGGATGCGCTCGGGTGTGAGCAGTGCGATCAACAGGCCGACCAAGAGCCCACCCGCGGTGTACATCCCGATCGTCACCGGATCGAAGCGCGGGACGGTCGTGACCCCGCTCGCGGCCGGCTGCAGAATGACCAGGCCGATCGAGGGCGGGCCGGACCGAATCGGTTTCTCCACCAGAGCGGCGGTTGCCACCATCTGGTCGGCGACCGCTTGTGCCTTCGCCGCGGCGAGACCGGCGTCGTCGGCGGTCGCTGCGATGTCGAGCAGGACCGTGTCTGGTGGGCTCGAGACCACGATCGCCGACTTGACGTCCGCCGCCGATGTGGTGCTCGTGACTCGTCCAGCCGCCTGCCGCAACACATCTTCACTGGTAGCGAGCGCGGCGTAGGTTCGAACACGGGATTTCGCCGCCTGGTCGCCTTGACTGGCCGTGGCCACGTCCTGGGCAGATGTTGCGACGAACAGTCGCGCGGTGGCACGGAAGGACTGAGGTCCGGTCAAGGCCGTGGCGAGGGCGGCGGTCGCACCGATCACCGCGCACAGCGCGATCACTGCGAGGCGACGACGTACGAGGGTGATGATCGTGTCCATGTCACTTCCGATGTCGTGACGGCGGAACCGCCGTCCGGGGGCGTGGGGTGGGATTGCTTGCTCGGCTCCGGTGGATCACCCGTGGACGGCACCGACTCGGGGAGTTCGTCACGCATTCCCCCGACGAGCAACGGGAGGATCGCGACGAACGGCGCGATCCCGATGAAGTACGGGACGAACAGCGACTCCAGCGCACCGATCGCCAGGAGCCCACACAGGTACATGCCGATGGCGATCCGGTCTTCGGATTCACTGCGCCGCAGCAGAAGCACCAGAGCGAGAACGATGACCGATACTCCCCACACGCCGATCGAGACCGTCATGTCCAGCCAGATGTTGTGCGGCGAGTAGTTCGCGTCCTCGACCGACGTGAGACCGAACTTCTCCCACGCGGTCGGCCCCGCCCCGAAGACCGGCTGTTCCGCGATGAACGACTTCGCCTGATTCCACAACGTGCCTCGGAACGTGAACGCCTCGTCCCCGTACACCATCACCGCGGGGACCAGTGACCCGACGAGCGCTGTCGCGACACCGGCCGCCAGAACAACGGACCTCGCGCGCGCCGTCGAGCACACCCTGATCGCGCCATAGACGACGGTGACCAGCGCAACCCCGATGAGCGCCGATCGCGAACCGGCGAGCTCGCAGATCCCGATCACCCCGACCACCGTCAGCCCGGCGCGGACGAGCCCCGCACGGTGCAGAGCGAACGGCAACAGCATGGCGGCGTACAGGCCGAGGATGTTCCCGTTACCGGCGAAGGGCGAGGTCAGCACCTGCCCGGCGATTCCGCATTTGTCGGCCCGGCAGGGACTGACCACTGCCGGAGTAGCGAGCACCGCAACGACGACGGCCAGTGCAATCAATGCCAGTGCGATTCGGCAACCCACCGCGATCGCCCTGGCGGGCACCCGCCCAGCCGCGACGAGAGTGCCCGAGATGAGGAGCGCGGCCATCGCCCAGCGGATGATGTCACTCGAATTCTTGGGGGCGAGTACCACCGACAGCAACGCGAGCACGCTGACACTCGCGACGAGGAACGCCACCCGGTCGGGCCTCGCGCCGGGAGTGTTGATGTTCCGGACCAGAATCACGAAACTCGCGGTCATCGCCGGCCCGTACCAGATCACGGGATAGAACGAGGGCACCAGATCACCGAAGATCGCCGGGCCGAACAGGAACGTCCATGATGCCGGCCAAGCGGTGAGCAGGACGGTGAGGACGGCCGCGCGCCGCTGTTCGCCGATCGGAAGCCGAAGCGTCGACCGCGGAATCAGCGCCACGACCAGGACGCCTGCGGTGAATGCTGCGAGGACGAGGATCACGAGTCAGTCGACCGCCTCGTGAGCGCCGGCCACACCGGACGGCCGCACGGGAGTATCGAGCTCGGAGCGGCTCATCCACTTGGCGGCGCCGAGTACTTTGACGAATCGCGCGGGGTTGCCCGCGTACACGCCCTCCTTCTCACCGGTATCGCCGCGCGTCAACACTGCGCCGGCGGCGAGAACCGACCGCGGGGGCAGGTGTGCATCCTTGAGGATCAGTACCCGCGTCGCGGTGAGCGAGTGCTCTCCGATCGAAATCCGCCCGATACTCGGCTCATTGCGACGCAGATCGATCTCGTGCGATTGCATGATCGATTGCACCCCGCCGATCGCTGCCATCCGGCATACGGTGATTTCACCGGAGCAATCCAGGTAGTGCCTGCTCGTGATACCCGATTCCGCAGCCATGACGAGCCTCCCGGCCCACGGTGTGGCGCGCTGGAAGTCGGGGTGCGCCGTGATCGAGTTGAGGTTGCCGAAGAAGCATCCCTCGCCGATCTGCACCTCCGACAGGTTCCGAAAGACGTTGAGCGAACCCACTCTCGCTCCCGTCCCGATGCGGATCGGGCCGCAGCCGATCACCAGATTGGGGCCAACGACGACACCTGCACCGATGGGCCTTGCCCCTGGATCTTGGACACGATGTCATTTCGGTTATGCCGCTTGCGTGAGCGTAGCGCGGTAGGCGGTTTCGTAGGTGTTTGGTGTGATGTTGCCGATCGCGGAGTGCCGGCGGCGGGTGTTGTAGCGGTTGGCCCACCGGAACACGGCCCGGTAGGCCGTGGCCTGGTCGCCGAACGCTGGTCGGCCTTGGAGGAGTTCGCGTTTGAGGGTCGCGTTGAAGCTCTCAGCGAGGGCGTTGTCCGCGGACGAGCCGATCGCTCCCATCGACTGGGTCACGCCGAAGTGCTCGCAGAGGGCGGTGTAGGCCTTCGAG includes:
- a CDS encoding acyltransferase, whose amino-acid sequence is MGSLNVFRNLSEVQIGEGCFFGNLNSITAHPDFQRATPWAGRLVMAAESGITSRHYLDCSGEITVCRMAAIGGVQSIMQSHEIDLRRNEPSIGRISIGEHSLTATRVLILKDAHLPPRSVLAAGAVLTRGDTGEKEGVYAGNPARFVKVLGAAKWMSRSELDTPVRPSGVAGAHEAVD
- a CDS encoding Wzz/FepE/Etk N-terminal domain-containing protein; protein product: MDTIITLVRRRLAVIALCAVIGATAALATALTGPQSFRATARLFVATSAQDVATASQGDQAAKSRVRTYAALATSEDVLRQAAGRVTSTTSAADVKSAIVVSSPPDTVLLDIAATADDAGLAAAKAQAVADQMVATAALVEKPIRSGPPSIGLVILQPAASGVTTVPRFDPVTIGMYTAGGLLVGLLIALLTPERIRLSGRFRK
- a CDS encoding O-antigen ligase family protein, with amino-acid sequence MILVLAAFTAGVLVVALIPRSTLRLPIGEQRRAAVLTVLLTAWPASWTFLFGPAIFGDLVPSFYPVIWYGPAMTASFVILVRNINTPGARPDRVAFLVASVSVLALLSVVLAPKNSSDIIRWAMAALLISGTLVAAGRVPARAIAVGCRIALALIALAVVVAVLATPAVVSPCRADKCGIAGQVLTSPFAGNGNILGLYAAMLLPFALHRAGLVRAGLTVVGVIGICELAGSRSALIGVALVTVVYGAIRVCSTARARSVVLAAGVATALVGSLVPAVMVYGDEAFTFRGTLWNQAKSFIAEQPVFGAGPTAWEKFGLTSVEDANYSPHNIWLDMTVSIGVWGVSVIVLALVLLLRRSESEDRIAIGMYLCGLLAIGALESLFVPYFIGIAPFVAILPLLVGGMRDELPESVPSTGDPPEPSKQSHPTPPDGGSAVTTSEVTWTRSSPSYVVASQ